CGCCACCGGGGTCACCATCGACGAGCTGCCCATCACCCCGGAGCGAGTGCTCATGGCCCTGAAACGCAAAAAACAGGAAGAATGATGAACCCAGGCGCCGCGCCCCCCAGGCGCGGCGCCATCTTGGCAAGGGAAGCGGCCCCCAGGGGCCCGGACGAAAACCAGTGGCAAGTTTGCAAGAAAAGGGGGCAGCGGCCAAGGCCCGCGAGCCCCGCTACCAGCCAGTCAAGTTCGAGGTATACGGCGTGGAGATCGTGGAGAAGCAGGTTGCGGCCAGCGGCAAGAGCGGCCGGGTCTACCTTCCCATGGAATGGCTGGGCAAGAGGGTGAAGATAGTCCGGGTGGATTGAGCCCGCCGGCGTTACAAAAGTGGCCCCTCAGACCTGGCCCCTCCACGATTTCAAGAGCCCGCTTGGCCCATTGCGCGCAGCCAGCGGTAATGGGCCGCAATACCTGACCAGAACGACTGGTGCTCCTTGAAGGCCAAACCATGGTCCCGGCAGGTTTGCTCCACGATGCCGGTGATCGCGGGGTAATGAATGTGGCTGATGGTGGGGAACAGATGATGCTCCTTGTGGAAATTCAGGCCTCCGAACAGCCAGGTGGCGATGGGGCCGCGGCGGGCATAGTCCACGGTCACGGCGGCCTGGTGATCCGCCCAAGGCTTGTCCATGCGCCCCGTGTCCCGGCGGGGTAGGGGAAACTCCGCCTCGGCCACGCAATGGGGCAGTTGGAACACGATGCTCAGGAAGCCACCCAGCACCAACACCCCGATGCCGTAGTAAAAAAGGACCGCATACCAGGGGTGGAATATCCAGGGTATCAACAGGGCCCAGGCGAAAAAGACGGCCTTGCCGGCGATGAAAACCACCAGGTCTTGGGTGGTGGGCCGGGGAAAACGGTGCTTGCCCACGCCTCCCATGATCATTTTTTGAAAATCGCCCACAAACTCCCACTGGATGGCCAAAAAGCCGTAGACGAACCAGAGATAGAAATGCTGCCAGCGGTGAAAGGGCAGCCGCTTCTGGTGGGGCGACAGCCGCCCCAGGACGCCCAGGTCGATGTCCGTGTCATACCCGGTGATGTTTACATAGCGGTGATGAACCACGGCATGTTTCCAAAACCACATGTAGGAGCTGCCTCCCATCAGGTCCATGGTTGCGGCCATTGTCCGGTTCACCCAAGGCGTCTGGGAGAAAGCCTTGTGCCCCGCGTCGTGGGCTATGTTGAACCCGATGCAGGCCGTGGACAGCCCGAGCAGGATGACCAGGAATAGGCCCTGCCAGAGGGTTTGGGCCGCGAACACCAGCAGCAGATAAGAGGCCGCGAAGCAGGCCAGGATGATCGCGGTCTTCAGGTGCAGCCTCCAATCGCCCTTTTTTGAGCGCCCGGGTCCCTGCTGAAAATACTGGTCCACCCGCTGGCGCAGGTCTTTTTCAAAGGCCTGGTCTTGGCCGAACTCCAACTTCAGGATAGATCGGGGTTGGGTGCCCGACCGGCTTGTGCTTGCCGTGGATGAGGCCGGGGGCGTGGTCATGTGATCTCCGTTGGTGAACCGCGTGGTAAAGGGAAGGGGGGGCAACTCGGGAGCTGGTCCCAGTCCGTATCCGAAACAAAAAATTCCCTAAAAACAGTATGAGGCAAAACCGGGAGGGAAATATTTGGCGCAGTCCGGGGCGGTCAACCGCGGGAGCGGGCGGGCCGGCTCGGACGAACCGTCTTGAATGGCGTGGGTGGATCGAAGTCTACTTGCCGTCCAGGAGAAACCGTACCTTGCCCAAGAGCTCGGTGAGGTGGAAGGGCTTGATGGCGTAGCCTACCGCTCCCGCCTCCATGGCCTCGCGCACCTGCGCCTCGGCGGCGTAGCCGCTGGCGATGAGCACCTTTGCCTTGGGGTTCAACCCCAGGATGGCCTTCAGGGCATTGCGGCCGCCCATGCCGGGCATACCCAGGTCCAGGATAACCAGGTCTATCTCCTTGCCGCGCTCCCGGTACAGATTCAGGGCTTCCTCGCCGGAGGACACGGCCAGCACCCGGTAGCCCATGCGCTCGAGCTTCTGCGCCTCCACCTGGCGCACCGCGGCCACGTCGTCGGCCAACAGGATGGTTTCGTCGCCCCTGAGGCCCGCTCCCTCGGGCATGGGCAGCTCCCGTTCCGGGCGCTCGGAGACCTCCTGATGGATGGGCAGGCGCAGCTCGCAGATGGTACCCCCTTCGGGCCGGCGCTTGAGCTCGATGGTCCCCCCGTGGTTGCGCATGATGCCATAGGCCACGGCCAGGCCCAGGCCGGTGCCCTTGCCCACCTCCTTGGTGGTGAAGAAGGGCTCGAACAGATGCGCCTCCGCGTCTTCGGACAGGCCGGCGCCGGTGTCGCTCACCGTGAGCAACACGTGGGGGTTGGGCAGCGCGTCATGCAACGAACCTCGCCGGGGGCCTTGCCCATGGGACAGGCGCGTGCTGATGCCCAAGGTGCCTCCCTGGGGCATGGCGTCCCTGGCGTTGGTGGCCAGGGTCATGATCACCTGCTCCATCTGGGTGGCGTCGGCCAACACCGGGGGCAGCTCCGGCGCCAGGTCGGTTTCAATGGAGATCATCTGGGGAAGCAGGCGGCGCAGCATGGCCAGGCTGGCACGGGTAACTTCGTTCAGGTCCAGGGGACTGAGCTCCGGCTCCTCCTTGCGGCTGAAGGCCAATATCCGTTGCACCAGCTCCTTACCGCGCCCAGCTGACTCCAGTATCTGGTCCAGATGGGCGGGATCGCTGTGCCCATTTTTGGCGTCTTCGCGGGCCAGCTCGCCGAAGCCCATGATCACGGCCAGGAGGTTGTTGAAGTCGTGGGCTATGCCGCTGGCCAGGGTGCCCACGGCCTCCATCTTCTGGGACTGCCTGAGCTGGGCTTCCAGCTTTTCCCGCTTCTCTTCGGCCAGCTTGCCGCTGGTTATGTCGCGGGAGAAGCAGGCCGCCTGGGCCACCTGGCCCTGGCTGTCCAGCACCGGGAACAGGCGCACCGAGAAGTAGGCCGCGCCGATGCGCTCCTCGAAGTCCGTGGGCTGGCCCGTGGCGAAAACCTGGGCCAGGAAGGCCTCCCGCCGCTGGGCGGCGGAGCCCTCCAGGGACTCGCACCAGGAGCTGCCCGCCAGGGTGTCGGGGTGGGCGCCCCGGCGCCGGGCGCCGATGTGGTTGATGTAGAGGATGGTGCAGTCCGGAGCGAGCAGGAGGGCCGAGTCCGAGGTGGCGTCGAAAATGGCCCGCAGGCGGGCCTGGCTTTGGTTCAGCTCTTGTTCGTATTGCAGGCGGCCCTTTATCTCCCGGTTGAGCCGCACGATGAACAGGAAAAATACCGTCCCCGAGCCCAGAGC
This window of the Desulfarculaceae bacterium genome carries:
- a CDS encoding DUF2080 family transposase-associated protein, whose translation is MQEKGAAAKAREPRYQPVKFEVYGVEIVEKQVAASGKSGRVYLPMEWLGKRVKIVRVD
- a CDS encoding acyl-CoA desaturase yields the protein MTTPPASSTASTSRSGTQPRSILKLEFGQDQAFEKDLRQRVDQYFQQGPGRSKKGDWRLHLKTAIILACFAASYLLLVFAAQTLWQGLFLVILLGLSTACIGFNIAHDAGHKAFSQTPWVNRTMAATMDLMGGSSYMWFWKHAVVHHRYVNITGYDTDIDLGVLGRLSPHQKRLPFHRWQHFYLWFVYGFLAIQWEFVGDFQKMIMGGVGKHRFPRPTTQDLVVFIAGKAVFFAWALLIPWIFHPWYAVLFYYGIGVLVLGGFLSIVFQLPHCVAEAEFPLPRRDTGRMDKPWADHQAAVTVDYARRGPIATWLFGGLNFHKEHHLFPTISHIHYPAITGIVEQTCRDHGLAFKEHQSFWSGIAAHYRWLRAMGQAGS
- a CDS encoding response regulator, whose protein sequence is MPRKSWRILRLVIPVGFVLSIGLLMAIGVYTLKANDALIQSFKRGEVHFRSIATAATEASSYVKRAEGHLLMYLALNREIDRIKVPRRMASLRQQLAIIDKRSHNPKARELLAGMTRAADRADALSQEILRLHDQSMAAKRLYHETDDALVLGKYHEQTSLVRKLAVQLASLEIDLQNATMHRAIGMAESLREAMGALIAFAGLFALGSGTVFFLFIVRLNREIKGRLQYEQELNQSQARLRAIFDATSDSALLLAPDCTILYINHIGARRRGAHPDTLAGSSWCESLEGSAAQRREAFLAQVFATGQPTDFEERIGAAYFSVRLFPVLDSQGQVAQAACFSRDITSGKLAEEKREKLEAQLRQSQKMEAVGTLASGIAHDFNNLLAVIMGFGELAREDAKNGHSDPAHLDQILESAGRGKELVQRILAFSRKEEPELSPLDLNEVTRASLAMLRRLLPQMISIETDLAPELPPVLADATQMEQVIMTLATNARDAMPQGGTLGISTRLSHGQGPRRGSLHDALPNPHVLLTVSDTGAGLSEDAEAHLFEPFFTTKEVGKGTGLGLAVAYGIMRNHGGTIELKRRPEGGTICELRLPIHQEVSERPERELPMPEGAGLRGDETILLADDVAAVRQVEAQKLERMGYRVLAVSSGEEALNLYRERGKEIDLVILDLGMPGMGGRNALKAILGLNPKAKVLIASGYAAEAQVREAMEAGAVGYAIKPFHLTELLGKVRFLLDGK